The proteins below come from a single Carnobacterium divergens DSM 20623 genomic window:
- a CDS encoding response regulator transcription factor: MYAIVLLKIATKVGKVIVNKTILVVEDDLNTNEVISIFLREKGYTVESFDNGEKAYEFISMNKAIDLIIVDIMLPGMDGIELLTKVRSFSQVPIIVLTAMVDEQTQLVSFSKLADDFVEKPFSPLLLVKRVEAILRRSNPIKQTKTIIGDYTIELDNLKVLHEGKEANLTVKEAEILHYLIENRGNIVTRKKLIESVWEYDYDVNDRSLDTHIKNLRKKIGQQNIITCKGLGYKLGQ; the protein is encoded by the coding sequence TTGTATGCTATTGTACTATTAAAGATTGCAACGAAAGTAGGCAAAGTTATTGTGAATAAAACAATTTTAGTCGTAGAAGATGATCTAAATACAAATGAAGTGATTTCAATTTTTTTAAGAGAAAAAGGATACACAGTGGAATCTTTTGATAATGGTGAAAAAGCCTATGAGTTTATTTCAATGAATAAAGCCATCGATTTAATTATTGTGGATATCATGCTTCCTGGAATGGATGGAATTGAATTGTTAACGAAAGTTCGCTCCTTTTCTCAAGTACCAATCATTGTTTTAACAGCAATGGTAGATGAGCAAACCCAACTAGTGAGCTTTAGTAAACTTGCAGATGATTTTGTTGAAAAACCATTCTCACCGTTACTATTGGTGAAGCGAGTTGAAGCGATTTTAAGAAGAAGTAATCCAATAAAGCAAACAAAAACAATCATTGGAGACTATACGATTGAGTTGGATAACTTAAAGGTATTACATGAAGGGAAAGAAGCCAATTTGACCGTTAAGGAAGCCGAAATTTTACATTATTTAATTGAAAACCGGGGCAATATTGTCACACGAAAAAAATTGATTGAAAGCGTCTGGGAGTACGATTATGATGTAAATGATCGTTCATTAGACACACATATCAAAAATTTACGGAAAAAAATTGGTCAACAAAATATTATCACCTGTAAAGGTCTGGGCTACAAATTAGGTCAATGA
- a CDS encoding Ig-like domain-containing protein, giving the protein MKKEEMMKFSAKYLKRTVTFSAVVLTLGSAILPLAAQATESVDAVNNKVNGTTVEVSTAEELVAALKNVSVENIIFMRNIDLSKDVVDIPARNLKIDGRGNTLELNNHHIKGVNNTTPGVFSVTNLNVNAKEVDNAKLFLANGDNWQVNIDNSNFKGKRFIVAQNSTVIFSGKNNVSTKAENAWVRHVIFANDSEYNGTAATEGASFSAFYFSGTDVNGSVSINQNAKVNIDLSPDGNNSYPVFFDKISQINIKDGSKLSIKTPGKAFKVNGHNFNETPKINITNKAILEVNSLGLNNDAIIDINEKETVVNVIDSTIKLEGNTKNLIDMSKFSEFNLIESNYDLLNHKEKGNIFFGKSSLLSFNNVSLNAWNKTGGNYERSPELSYDSMVLNTEMDKYTSINTTSSNAELEKIFQMDDYGRISGQGKKEIIIDAPGMETITDKDTSLNGTGEPGNTVELTVNGEVIGEVTVNDNGTWSYPLEAPLNENDQVSAVQKNENGVSKATTETVIHEASKIPAPSIDKILDINKVINGLGEPGNTVIITIDGKVAGEVIVGTDGRWTFPLTEPLKAGTEVSAVQKNGEEISDTTTVIVTKLEEKTFNNFTKGYWQDYGLILEGLIDNGSWDLSNKDGIKKTISLVDSEEKEVASTNGANLDWDNGVGRYNGYQAIFTNEQLTALDKGMYKVKVKIESESIETTEQDLLESGHEAHLFEQTPVRDKFSKIDTRTISNVTFSTKVVDGKCYLVVDK; this is encoded by the coding sequence ATGAAAAAAGAAGAGATGATGAAATTTAGTGCAAAGTATTTAAAGAGAACGGTGACCTTTAGTGCAGTAGTTTTAACCTTAGGTAGTGCTATTTTACCGCTAGCTGCTCAAGCAACTGAATCTGTCGACGCTGTTAATAATAAAGTAAATGGGACAACTGTTGAGGTAAGTACAGCAGAAGAACTTGTTGCGGCGTTAAAAAATGTATCAGTTGAAAATATTATTTTTATGAGAAATATCGATTTATCTAAAGACGTAGTAGATATTCCGGCAAGAAACTTAAAAATAGATGGACGAGGAAATACATTAGAGCTGAATAATCATCATATTAAAGGCGTTAACAATACAACACCAGGTGTATTTTCTGTAACAAATTTAAATGTAAATGCTAAAGAAGTAGATAATGCAAAACTATTTCTAGCTAATGGTGATAACTGGCAAGTAAATATAGATAATTCTAATTTTAAAGGTAAGCGATTTATTGTTGCTCAAAACAGTACTGTTATATTCTCTGGAAAAAATAATGTAAGTACTAAAGCAGAAAATGCGTGGGTTAGACATGTTATTTTTGCTAATGATAGTGAGTATAACGGTACTGCTGCTACAGAGGGAGCTTCATTTTCTGCATTTTATTTTAGTGGAACAGATGTTAATGGTTCTGTTTCAATTAACCAAAACGCTAAAGTAAATATCGATCTTTCTCCAGATGGCAATAATAGTTATCCAGTATTTTTTGACAAAATATCTCAAATTAATATAAAAGATGGAAGTAAGTTATCTATTAAAACTCCAGGAAAAGCCTTTAAAGTGAATGGTCATAATTTTAATGAAACACCTAAAATAAATATAACTAACAAAGCAATTTTAGAGGTAAATAGCTTAGGTTTGAACAACGATGCCATAATTGATATAAATGAGAAGGAAACAGTTGTGAACGTAATTGATTCTACTATTAAACTTGAAGGAAATACAAAGAACTTAATTGATATGAGCAAATTTTCTGAATTTAATTTAATTGAAAGTAACTATGATTTATTGAATCATAAGGAAAAAGGAAACATCTTTTTTGGAAAGTCTTCCTTACTATCATTTAATAATGTTTCATTAAATGCATGGAACAAAACTGGAGGTAACTATGAACGCTCTCCAGAATTAAGTTATGATTCAATGGTGTTAAATACAGAAATGGATAAATATACTTCTATTAATACAACATCATCAAATGCAGAATTAGAAAAAATCTTTCAAATGGATGATTACGGTCGTATCAGTGGTCAAGGTAAAAAAGAAATTATTATTGACGCCCCAGGAATGGAAACTATAACTGATAAAGATACTTCATTAAATGGAACAGGTGAGCCGGGAAATACGGTTGAACTTACTGTTAACGGAGAAGTTATTGGAGAAGTAACAGTAAATGATAACGGAACATGGTCATATCCATTAGAAGCACCATTAAACGAAAATGATCAAGTAAGTGCTGTTCAAAAAAATGAAAATGGTGTATCAAAAGCTACAACAGAAACGGTTATTCATGAAGCATCAAAAATACCTGCTCCTTCAATTGATAAAATTTTAGATATTAATAAAGTAATCAATGGCCTTGGTGAACCAGGAAATACAGTTATAATCACAATTGATGGTAAAGTAGCCGGAGAAGTAATCGTTGGGACAGATGGACGTTGGACATTCCCACTGACTGAACCATTAAAAGCAGGGACAGAAGTAAGTGCTGTTCAAAAGAATGGTGAAGAAATTTCTGACACCACAACAGTAATTGTAACAAAGTTAGAAGAAAAGACATTTAATAATTTTACAAAGGGATACTGGCAAGATTATGGATTAATTTTAGAAGGTTTGATTGATAATGGAAGCTGGGATCTAAGTAATAAAGACGGGATCAAAAAAACAATTTCATTAGTTGATAGTGAAGAAAAAGAAGTAGCTTCAACAAACGGAGCTAATTTAGATTGGGATAATGGGGTTGGTCGTTATAATGGCTATCAAGCTATTTTTACTAATGAACAATTAACAGCTTTGGATAAAGGTATGTATAAAGTAAAAGTGAAAATTGAAAGTGAAAGTATTGAAACAACAGAACAAGATTTATTAGAATCAGGTCACGAGGCACACTTGTTTGAACAAACACCAGTACGAGATAAATTTTCTAAAATTGATACACGTACAATCTCCAACGTGACATTTTCAACAAAAGTTGTAGATGGAAAATGTTATTTAGTCGTAGATAAATAA
- a CDS encoding TetR family transcriptional regulator: protein MPTQTFFNLPKDKQQRLLDAAATEFSRVPLKDASINNIIKLAEISRGSFYQYFEDKEDLYYYFFQTLRHDTKKILEDCFKKADGDLFVAFDAFFPMILTMITEEQHSEFFRHLFVHMDYRSSRKVSPETMQQQKCEHAKKNGHFFEDYVDTDLLKIGDEDVHLLVKLIMSFLFQTIGEGFVKDWPKEKMLEVFDKKLSWVRYGVAVKE, encoded by the coding sequence ATGCCTACTCAAACTTTTTTTAATCTTCCAAAAGATAAACAGCAACGTTTATTAGATGCCGCGGCAACTGAGTTTTCAAGAGTACCATTAAAAGATGCTTCTATTAATAATATTATTAAACTTGCTGAAATTTCACGAGGGAGCTTTTATCAATATTTTGAAGATAAGGAAGATTTGTATTATTATTTCTTTCAAACGCTTCGACATGATACAAAGAAAATTTTAGAAGATTGTTTTAAAAAAGCAGATGGGGATTTATTTGTCGCTTTTGATGCTTTTTTCCCAATGATTTTAACAATGATTACGGAAGAGCAACATTCAGAGTTTTTTAGACATTTATTTGTTCACATGGATTATCGGTCAAGTAGAAAAGTTTCGCCAGAAACGATGCAGCAACAAAAATGTGAACATGCTAAAAAGAATGGTCATTTCTTTGAAGATTATGTTGATACGGATCTTTTAAAGATTGGCGATGAAGATGTTCATCTGCTTGTAAAATTAATTATGAGCTTCCTATTTCAAACAATTGGCGAAGGATTTGTTAAAGATTGGCCAAAAGAAAAAATGCTTGAGGTTTTTGATAAAAAACTAAGCTGGGTAAGATACGGGGTAGCTGTTAAAGAATAA
- a CDS encoding FMN-dependent NADH-azoreductase, with amino-acid sequence MTKLLVVRAHPLTGETSRSMQVADKFVEAYAVKNHFDKIEELSLYTSFIPEVDLDILNAWGALANGANFETLSQEQQDKVSRFNELTQLFLDADKVVIANPLWNLNVPTRLKAWIDTVNVAGKTFKYTAEGPVGLVTDKKVLHIQASGGVYEGNDPASQYLKMIFNFIGVTDYHQIFVEGMDHDPDLAPQIMAKGFEQAQTLAETF; translated from the coding sequence ATGACAAAATTATTAGTCGTTCGCGCACATCCCTTAACTGGAGAAACATCACGTTCTATGCAAGTAGCAGACAAGTTTGTTGAAGCTTATGCTGTAAAAAATCATTTCGATAAAATTGAAGAGCTAAGCTTATACACTTCATTTATTCCAGAAGTTGATTTAGATATTTTAAATGCTTGGGGTGCTTTGGCAAACGGAGCAAACTTTGAAACACTTTCTCAAGAACAACAAGACAAAGTTTCTCGTTTCAACGAATTAACTCAACTATTTTTAGATGCAGATAAGGTTGTTATTGCAAATCCATTATGGAATTTAAATGTTCCAACTCGCTTAAAAGCATGGATTGATACAGTAAACGTTGCTGGAAAAACATTTAAATATACTGCTGAAGGTCCTGTTGGATTAGTAACTGACAAAAAAGTACTACACATCCAAGCAAGTGGTGGCGTTTATGAAGGAAACGACCCTGCTAGCCAATACCTTAAAATGATTTTTAACTTTATTGGAGTAACTGACTACCACCAAATCTTTGTTGAAGGAATGGATCACGATCCAGATTTAGCTCCTCAAATTATGGCAAAAGGTTTTGAACAAGCTCAAACTTTAGCTGAAACATTCTAA
- a CDS encoding ABC transporter ATP-binding protein yields the protein MLKLAKRMSFWAVAGAILFMIVQVVSDLYLPTLTSDIINNGVAKGDVDYIWSVGLKMLGFSLISIAAATGNVFLAARQSQKLGKTLRSEVYKKVTNFTNDEFDEMGTSSLITRTTNDVVQVQNVVMMFLRMMIMAPIMLIGASFLAYSKDGELTKIFLYVLPILAVFMGVIMYFAVPLFKSMQKKTDKLNLVFREGLTGIRVIRAFNRSKSEAVRFDEANKDFTDTSIKVNTIMSFMLPVMTFVMSATNIAIIWYGGHYIADGTLEVGNLIAFMTYAMQILMSFMMLSMVFVFIPRGQASAVRINEVLNMESKINDPKVITKMPAENRGTLDFNHVDFRYEGAERLALKDIDFHGRNGQTVAIIGGTGSGKSSLSNLIPRFYDVESGSIEINGIDIRQMSQHELRDAVGFVPQKAMLFTGTIRENIQYGKKDATDEEIWHALEIAQSKEFVEELPDGLDSYVEQGGGNFSGGQKQRLCIARALIKKADIFVFDDSFSALDFKTDAALRKALKPETKEAVVVIVAQRISTVVDADLILVLDEGELVGMGTHEELKETNATYQEIISSQLREEEI from the coding sequence ATGTTGAAATTAGCAAAAAGAATGTCTTTCTGGGCTGTAGCAGGAGCGATTCTGTTTATGATCGTCCAGGTGGTTAGTGATCTATATTTGCCAACCTTAACTTCAGATATTATTAATAATGGGGTTGCCAAAGGAGACGTTGATTACATTTGGTCTGTCGGACTTAAAATGTTAGGATTTTCTTTAATCAGTATTGCTGCAGCAACTGGAAATGTTTTTCTGGCAGCTCGTCAATCACAAAAATTAGGGAAAACCTTACGTAGTGAGGTTTATAAAAAAGTAACGAATTTTACCAATGATGAATTTGATGAAATGGGAACTTCTTCTCTAATTACGCGGACAACCAATGACGTTGTTCAAGTTCAAAACGTTGTCATGATGTTTTTAAGAATGATGATTATGGCACCAATTATGTTGATTGGCGCAAGTTTCTTAGCCTATAGCAAAGATGGCGAATTAACAAAAATTTTCCTATATGTTTTGCCTATTCTAGCTGTTTTTATGGGTGTAATTATGTATTTTGCTGTTCCACTCTTTAAATCAATGCAAAAGAAAACGGATAAATTAAATCTTGTTTTCCGTGAAGGTTTAACTGGGATTCGTGTTATTCGTGCATTTAATCGCAGTAAATCTGAAGCTGTTCGTTTTGATGAAGCGAATAAAGATTTCACCGATACTTCTATTAAAGTAAATACTATTATGAGCTTTATGTTACCTGTTATGACTTTTGTCATGAGTGCAACAAATATTGCCATTATTTGGTATGGTGGACACTATATTGCTGACGGTACATTAGAAGTTGGGAACTTGATTGCCTTTATGACTTACGCAATGCAAATTTTAATGAGCTTTATGATGTTGTCGATGGTTTTCGTCTTTATTCCAAGAGGACAAGCATCTGCTGTTCGGATCAATGAAGTATTAAATATGGAAAGTAAAATTAATGATCCAAAAGTAATCACGAAAATGCCAGCTGAAAACCGTGGTACGTTAGACTTTAATCATGTTGATTTCCGCTATGAAGGCGCAGAACGATTAGCTTTAAAAGATATTGATTTCCACGGACGTAATGGACAAACGGTTGCCATTATTGGTGGTACGGGGTCTGGTAAATCCTCTTTATCCAATTTAATTCCTCGTTTTTATGATGTTGAATCAGGTTCCATTGAGATTAATGGAATCGACATTCGTCAAATGAGCCAACATGAATTAAGAGATGCTGTAGGATTTGTTCCACAAAAAGCGATGCTCTTTACAGGAACCATTCGTGAAAACATTCAATATGGGAAAAAAGATGCAACTGATGAAGAGATTTGGCATGCACTTGAAATTGCACAATCTAAAGAATTTGTTGAAGAATTACCTGATGGACTGGATTCCTATGTTGAACAAGGCGGAGGCAACTTCTCTGGTGGACAAAAACAACGTCTGTGTATTGCAAGAGCGTTAATTAAGAAAGCCGATATTTTTGTCTTTGATGATTCATTCTCAGCACTTGACTTTAAAACCGATGCAGCACTTAGAAAAGCGTTGAAACCAGAAACAAAAGAAGCCGTTGTTGTTATCGTAGCGCAACGCATTAGTACGGTAGTGGATGCTGATTTAATTTTAGTCTTAGACGAAGGAGAACTCGTTGGAATGGGAACGCATGAGGAATTGAAAGAAACCAATGCAACGTACCAAGAAATTATAAGTTCTCAACTTAGAGAGGAGGAAATCTAA
- a CDS encoding GNAT family N-acetyltransferase codes for MSDYQVVTAKDRDQMMELAAYAFNQEVTEKRRAVFERLCEESISLGAFQGDVLTSQVMVTPFNVHLHGSVYQMGGIGYVASYPEYRGGGDVAKLMRLSLEKMRAAGMSLSYLAPFSYGFYRKYGFEQVFDRLKLTFEVNELPFTKGTEGTLKRLQWGDALETLKALYEEKNKTAVGPLKRSDWWWDYLMLKHSQRKIGIYYNEEGTATGYVIYEGTGMTFTIHELIYLTKTAYDRLWQFISSHSASFNEFVYFTGTDNNEAYLLSNPRIKQEIVPFMMARIVDLEPFLKNYDFKKGQTGTCYLKVKDESASWNEGVWKLQVSENQTIVSMLENPSKTELECVLSADIQTWTQIFMNYQPIHHLAFYERISGNTTELEQLANLLNTGTPVLADYF; via the coding sequence ATGTCAGATTATCAAGTTGTAACAGCAAAAGATCGTGACCAAATGATGGAATTGGCAGCGTATGCATTTAATCAGGAAGTGACTGAAAAAAGAAGAGCTGTTTTTGAACGATTGTGTGAAGAGTCAATTTCTTTAGGTGCTTTTCAAGGAGATGTTTTAACGAGTCAGGTCATGGTAACGCCTTTTAACGTTCATCTGCATGGTAGTGTTTACCAAATGGGTGGAATTGGTTATGTAGCCAGCTACCCTGAGTATCGAGGTGGCGGGGATGTTGCAAAACTAATGAGGCTATCTCTTGAAAAAATGAGAGCAGCTGGCATGAGTTTATCTTATTTAGCGCCTTTTTCCTATGGTTTTTACCGTAAATATGGTTTCGAGCAAGTTTTCGATCGTTTAAAATTAACTTTTGAAGTGAATGAACTTCCCTTTACTAAAGGAACAGAGGGCACGTTAAAGCGCCTTCAATGGGGAGATGCTCTAGAAACTTTAAAAGCTCTTTATGAAGAAAAAAATAAAACCGCAGTAGGCCCTTTAAAACGGAGCGACTGGTGGTGGGACTACTTGATGTTAAAGCATAGCCAACGTAAAATTGGCATTTATTATAATGAAGAAGGAACAGCAACGGGTTACGTCATCTATGAAGGTACGGGTATGACCTTTACCATTCATGAATTGATTTATTTAACAAAAACGGCTTATGATCGTTTATGGCAATTTATATCTTCTCATAGTGCGAGCTTTAATGAATTTGTTTATTTTACTGGAACAGATAATAATGAAGCATATTTATTAAGCAACCCACGTATTAAACAAGAAATTGTTCCTTTTATGATGGCGCGAATTGTGGATCTCGAACCTTTCTTGAAAAACTATGATTTTAAAAAAGGGCAAACAGGTACTTGTTATTTAAAAGTGAAGGATGAATCAGCATCTTGGAACGAGGGTGTTTGGAAACTTCAAGTGAGCGAAAACCAAACAATTGTATCAATGCTTGAAAATCCATCAAAGACTGAATTAGAATGTGTTTTATCTGCAGATATTCAAACGTGGACGCAAATTTTTATGAACTATCAACCCATTCATCATTTAGCGTTTTATGAGCGTATTTCTGGAAATACAACTGAACTGGAACAATTAGCCAATCTATTGAATACTGGAACTCCAGTTTTAGCCGATTATTTTTAA
- a CDS encoding VOC family protein, whose product MTNIHPAAHIGMVALKVENLPLMSEFYQEIIGLDVKKQTETEIQLGNQEDEKILLRLQKVTPQKKSQSTTGLYHIAFLLPERKNLGDSLYHLLKVNYPLAGASDHGYSEAIYLTDPEGNGIEIYRDKPKEVWTIESDGRIEGITIEMDAEGVLGEATGNFRGMPSGTTVGHVHLTVADLAKTEDFYVELIGMSLKSTLQNSAKFIAAGDYHHHIGTNIWSGRHLPPLPEDMRGLNYFTIEVPSAEDTQAIALRLNDAEYPFEWRENDTTLAVTDPNGIHLLVKVEK is encoded by the coding sequence ATGACAAATATTCACCCAGCAGCCCATATTGGAATGGTGGCCTTAAAAGTTGAAAACTTGCCATTAATGAGCGAATTCTACCAAGAAATAATTGGATTAGATGTAAAAAAGCAAACAGAAACAGAAATACAACTTGGCAATCAAGAGGATGAAAAAATTTTATTAAGGCTTCAAAAAGTAACCCCGCAAAAGAAAAGTCAATCAACAACCGGCTTATACCACATTGCCTTTTTACTTCCAGAACGAAAAAATCTAGGGGATAGCTTATACCATCTATTAAAGGTTAACTATCCATTAGCAGGTGCAAGTGATCATGGATATAGCGAAGCAATTTATTTAACGGATCCTGAAGGGAATGGGATTGAAATTTATCGCGATAAACCAAAAGAAGTTTGGACGATTGAATCAGATGGTCGTATTGAGGGCATCACGATTGAAATGGATGCAGAAGGTGTTTTAGGAGAAGCAACAGGAAATTTTAGGGGGATGCCATCTGGAACGACGGTTGGTCATGTTCATTTGACTGTAGCAGATTTAGCGAAAACAGAAGATTTTTATGTAGAATTAATTGGAATGTCTTTAAAATCAACATTACAAAATTCTGCTAAATTTATTGCCGCTGGGGACTATCATCACCATATAGGAACCAACATCTGGTCAGGTCGTCATTTACCACCATTGCCAGAAGATATGCGAGGATTAAATTATTTTACCATCGAGGTACCATCAGCAGAAGATACCCAAGCAATCGCGTTGCGATTGAATGACGCAGAGTATCCTTTTGAGTGGAGAGAAAATGATACGACACTTGCTGTGACTGATCCAAATGGAATTCATCTTTTAGTGAAAGTTGAAAAATAA
- a CDS encoding ABC transporter ATP-binding protein encodes MSEKANHSKPAAGKGPMGGGPGARMPAEKAKNFWPTVKRLLGYMSKRSIAIIAVFVLAITSTIFQIRTPKILGEATTEIFKGVMKGFKMKQAGIAVDKFPIDFDKIATILLIVGGLYIASAVFSFLQQFIMTRVSQRTVFELRRDLKTKMNTVPMEYYDTHSNGDVMSRAVNDMDNISNTLQQSLTQLVTSIVLFFGVMYMMFTISWQLTLVALATVPLSLIVVGIVAPKSQKFFASQQKSLGLLNNQVEETYSGHVVVKGFNQEGEAIETFEEQNEKLFAASWKAQFISGLIFPLMNFVKNLGYVFVAVLGGVKVANGNMTLGDVQAFLQYTNQFSQPITQIANLMNTIQSTVASAERVFEVLDEMDMDNTPSGIAPIPNSPYKISFDHVQFGYGEGKENLLMTDFNLDVKEGQMVAIVGPTGAGKSTLINLLERFYDVKGGSIKLDGTDTRDMTREELRSHFAMVLQDTWLFNGSIYDNIKYGNERNEADDHIIEAAKAAHVDDFVRKLPHGYDTVLNEDASNISQGQRQLITIARAFLADPEVLILDEATSSVDTRTEVLIQKAMRKLLKGRTSFVVAHRLSTIRDADNIIVMNHGSVIETGTHDELMAKDGFYADLYNSQFSEKAAV; translated from the coding sequence ATGAGCGAAAAAGCGAATCATTCAAAACCAGCTGCTGGAAAAGGACCAATGGGCGGCGGACCTGGTGCGCGTATGCCAGCTGAAAAGGCTAAAAACTTTTGGCCAACTGTGAAACGTTTATTAGGTTATATGTCAAAACGTTCAATTGCGATTATTGCTGTTTTCGTTTTAGCCATTACCTCAACTATTTTTCAAATTAGAACGCCTAAAATTTTAGGGGAAGCAACAACGGAAATCTTTAAAGGTGTGATGAAAGGTTTCAAAATGAAACAAGCTGGTATCGCAGTTGATAAATTTCCAATTGACTTTGATAAAATTGCGACCATTCTTTTAATTGTTGGTGGACTTTATATTGCTTCGGCTGTCTTTAGTTTCTTACAACAATTTATTATGACGCGTGTTTCTCAAAGAACAGTATTTGAATTAAGACGTGATTTAAAAACTAAAATGAATACTGTGCCAATGGAATATTATGATACCCATTCAAACGGAGACGTGATGTCACGTGCAGTTAATGATATGGATAATATTTCGAACACCTTGCAACAAAGTTTAACACAATTAGTTACAAGTATTGTGTTGTTCTTTGGGGTTATGTATATGATGTTCACAATCAGTTGGCAATTAACTTTAGTTGCTTTGGCAACTGTACCACTAAGCTTGATTGTTGTTGGAATCGTAGCACCTAAATCACAAAAATTCTTTGCTAGCCAACAAAAAAGTTTAGGCCTTTTAAACAACCAAGTGGAAGAAACCTATAGCGGACATGTAGTTGTTAAAGGCTTTAACCAAGAGGGTGAAGCGATTGAAACATTTGAAGAGCAAAATGAAAAATTATTTGCTGCTTCATGGAAAGCGCAATTCATTTCTGGATTGATTTTCCCACTAATGAACTTCGTTAAAAACTTAGGCTATGTTTTTGTAGCTGTTCTTGGTGGAGTAAAAGTTGCTAATGGGAATATGACATTAGGGGATGTGCAAGCATTCTTACAATACACCAACCAATTTTCACAACCGATTACTCAAATCGCAAACTTAATGAATACAATTCAATCAACAGTCGCGTCAGCGGAACGGGTTTTTGAAGTTCTAGATGAAATGGATATGGACAATACGCCATCTGGCATTGCACCAATTCCAAATTCGCCTTATAAAATCAGTTTTGACCATGTTCAATTTGGCTATGGTGAAGGCAAAGAAAACTTGCTGATGACTGATTTTAACTTAGATGTTAAAGAAGGCCAAATGGTGGCGATTGTAGGCCCAACTGGTGCTGGTAAATCAACTCTAATCAATCTGCTAGAGCGTTTCTATGACGTTAAAGGTGGAAGCATTAAGTTAGATGGTACCGACACAAGAGATATGACTCGTGAAGAATTGCGTAGTCATTTCGCAATGGTACTGCAAGATACGTGGTTATTTAATGGAAGTATCTATGACAACATTAAATATGGCAATGAACGAAACGAAGCAGATGATCATATTATTGAAGCTGCCAAAGCGGCTCATGTCGATGACTTTGTACGCAAATTACCACATGGGTACGATACGGTTTTAAATGAAGATGCTAGCAATATTTCACAAGGACAACGTCAATTAATTACGATTGCTAGAGCCTTCCTTGCAGATCCAGAAGTTTTAATTCTTGATGAAGCAACGTCAAGTGTGGATACTCGTACAGAAGTCTTGATTCAAAAAGCCATGCGTAAATTATTAAAAGGCAGAACAAGTTTTGTTGTTGCTCATCGCTTATCAACGATTCGAGATGCGGATAATATTATTGTAATGAACCATGGCTCTGTTATTGAAACAGGGACTCATGATGAATTAATGGCGAAAGATGGTTTTTATGCTGATTTATATAATAGCCAGTTTTCAGAAAAAGCCGCTGTATAA